From a single Sinorhizobium sp. RAC02 genomic region:
- the argS gene encoding arginine--tRNA ligase: MNLFTDFDNRIKNVLEGLDIVREKRDELDFGRISVEPPRDASHGDVATNAAMVLAKPLGLNPRALADLIVTELKNDPEVADVSVAGPGFINVRLSVAYWQKLLAGMIKSGTDYGRSSLGAGRKVNVEYVSANPTGPMHVGHCRGAVVGDALANLLAFAGYAVTKEYYINDAGSQIDVLARSAFLRYREALGEAIGDIPAGLYPGDYLVPVGEVLAAEHGTTLRAMPEHQWMPIVKEKTIEMMMAMIREDLAALNVNHDVFFSERSLHAGNGASIRTAINDLTFKGHVYKGVLPPPKGQLPEDWEDREQTLFRSTEVGDDIDRPLIKSDGSYTYFAADVAYFKDKYDRGFDEMIYVLGADHGGYVKRLEAVARAVSEGKAKLTVLLCQLVKLFRNGEPVKMSKRSGDFVTLREVVDEVGRDSVRFMMLYRKNSEPLDFDFAKVTEQSKDNPVFYVQYAHARCMSVFRQAAEAFPDLDVASLDLAGAIAGNIADPSELQLLAKLAEFPRVIEGAAAAQEPHRIAFYLYDLAGAFHGHWNKGKEQPELRFVNDKNRELSIARLGLVHAVASVLKSGLSITGTAAPDEMR; the protein is encoded by the coding sequence ATGAACCTTTTTACAGACTTCGATAACAGAATCAAAAACGTACTCGAAGGACTTGATATCGTCCGTGAGAAGCGCGACGAACTCGATTTCGGCCGTATCAGCGTCGAGCCGCCGCGCGATGCCAGCCATGGCGACGTTGCAACCAATGCCGCGATGGTGCTTGCCAAGCCGCTCGGCCTCAATCCGCGCGCGCTCGCAGATCTCATCGTCACGGAACTGAAAAACGACCCGGAAGTGGCGGATGTCAGCGTCGCCGGCCCCGGCTTCATCAATGTGCGCCTGTCCGTCGCCTACTGGCAGAAGCTGCTGGCCGGCATGATCAAGTCCGGCACGGACTACGGCCGCAGCTCCCTCGGCGCCGGCCGCAAGGTCAATGTCGAATATGTCTCCGCCAACCCGACCGGCCCGATGCATGTCGGCCATTGCCGCGGCGCCGTGGTCGGCGACGCGCTGGCCAACCTGCTCGCCTTCGCCGGCTATGCGGTGACCAAGGAATATTACATCAACGATGCCGGCTCGCAGATCGACGTGCTGGCACGCTCGGCCTTCCTGCGTTACCGCGAGGCGCTGGGCGAGGCGATCGGCGACATCCCGGCGGGCCTCTATCCCGGCGACTATCTGGTTCCCGTCGGTGAGGTGCTGGCGGCCGAACACGGCACGACGCTGCGCGCCATGCCGGAACATCAATGGATGCCGATCGTCAAGGAGAAGACGATCGAGATGATGATGGCGATGATCCGGGAGGATCTTGCCGCCCTCAACGTCAACCACGACGTCTTCTTCTCCGAGCGCTCGTTGCATGCCGGAAACGGTGCGTCCATCCGCACCGCGATCAACGACCTCACCTTCAAGGGCCACGTCTACAAGGGCGTGCTGCCGCCGCCGAAGGGCCAGCTGCCGGAGGATTGGGAAGACCGCGAGCAGACGCTGTTCCGCTCGACGGAAGTCGGTGACGACATCGACCGCCCGCTGATCAAGTCTGACGGCTCCTACACGTACTTCGCGGCGGACGTCGCCTACTTCAAGGACAAGTACGACCGCGGCTTCGACGAGATGATCTATGTGCTCGGCGCCGACCATGGCGGTTACGTCAAGCGTCTGGAAGCGGTTGCGCGTGCGGTTTCGGAGGGTAAGGCAAAGCTGACCGTCCTGCTTTGCCAGCTGGTAAAGCTGTTCCGCAACGGCGAGCCGGTGAAGATGTCGAAGCGTTCCGGCGACTTCGTCACGCTGCGGGAAGTCGTCGATGAAGTCGGTCGTGATTCGGTTCGCTTCATGATGCTGTATCGCAAGAACAGCGAGCCGCTCGACTTCGACTTCGCCAAGGTGACGGAACAGTCCAAGGACAACCCGGTCTTCTACGTGCAATACGCCCATGCGCGCTGCATGTCGGTATTCCGCCAGGCGGCGGAGGCTTTTCCGGATCTCGACGTCGCCTCGCTTGATCTTGCCGGCGCGATTGCCGGGAATATCGCTGATCCGAGCGAATTGCAGCTTCTTGCGAAACTGGCAGAATTTCCCCGTGTCATCGAGGGTGCAGCGGCCGCGCAGGAGCCTCATCGCATCGCGTTTTATCTCTATGATCTTGCCGGCGCGTTCCATGGACACTGGAACAAAGGTAAAGAACAACCGGAATTACGGTTTGTTAACGATAAAAATAGAGAATTGAGTATCGCCAGACTTGGGCTGGTGCACGCTGTCGCGTCTGTTCTTAAATCGGGCCTGTCCATTACAGGCACCGCTGCACCGGACGAAATGCGATAA
- a CDS encoding deoxyguanosinetriphosphate triphosphohydrolase yields MTLDRHALGFGAGQRAIYACDPWATRGRLHPEPESPTRSDFQRDRDRIVHTTAFRRLKHKTQVFIAADGDHYRTRLTHTIEVAQIARALARALKLDEDLAEGVALVHDFGHTPFGHTGEDALHEVLETFGGFDHNAQSLRIVTKLERRYAEFDGLNLTWESLEGLVKHNGPLIGPTGECTHGDDVPRPILEYCALHDLELASFASLEAQVAAIADDIAYNTHDIDDGLRSGYLTFEMLEEVPFLAKLMADVRDKYPGLEASRFTHEIMRRQITAMVEDVIGYAQEAIREERPESAEDVRKARRCLATFSEEMSITDKQIKKLLFSRIYRHPDVMRVRANAASILTDLFHAYMDDPQLMQGHYWVDRIATMPESARARHVGDYLAGMTDNYAINTHRRLFDHTPELR; encoded by the coding sequence ATGACACTGGACAGACATGCGCTGGGTTTTGGCGCAGGACAACGCGCCATCTATGCTTGCGACCCCTGGGCGACCCGCGGGCGGCTCCATCCGGAACCGGAAAGTCCCACGCGATCGGACTTTCAGCGCGACCGCGACCGCATCGTGCACACGACCGCCTTCCGGCGCCTCAAGCACAAGACACAGGTCTTCATCGCCGCCGACGGCGATCACTATCGCACGCGGCTGACCCACACGATCGAGGTGGCGCAGATCGCCCGCGCACTGGCGCGCGCGTTGAAGCTCGACGAGGACCTCGCCGAGGGGGTCGCGCTGGTGCACGATTTCGGTCATACGCCGTTCGGCCATACCGGCGAGGACGCGCTGCACGAGGTTCTGGAGACCTTCGGCGGCTTCGACCACAATGCCCAGTCGCTGCGCATCGTCACCAAGCTGGAACGGCGCTATGCCGAGTTCGATGGGCTGAACCTCACCTGGGAAAGCCTGGAAGGGCTCGTCAAGCACAATGGTCCGCTGATCGGGCCGACGGGCGAATGCACGCATGGCGACGACGTGCCGCGTCCCATCCTGGAATACTGCGCCCTGCACGATCTGGAGCTGGCAAGTTTCGCCAGTCTCGAAGCGCAGGTGGCGGCGATTGCCGACGATATCGCCTACAACACCCATGACATCGATGACGGCCTGCGCTCCGGCTATCTGACGTTCGAGATGCTGGAGGAGGTGCCGTTCCTCGCCAAGCTCATGGCGGACGTGCGCGACAAGTATCCCGGCCTCGAAGCCTCGCGCTTCACCCACGAGATCATGCGCCGCCAGATCACCGCCATGGTGGAGGACGTGATCGGCTATGCGCAGGAGGCGATCCGCGAGGAACGGCCGGAAAGCGCCGAGGACGTGCGCAAGGCGCGCCGGTGCCTCGCGACCTTCTCGGAAGAGATGTCCATAACCGACAAGCAGATCAAGAAACTGCTTTTCTCGCGCATCTACCGCCATCCGGATGTCATGCGCGTGCGCGCCAACGCGGCGTCGATCCTGACGGACCTTTTCCATGCCTATATGGACGACCCGCAGCTCATGCAGGGGCACTATTGGGTGGACCGCATCGCGACCATGCCGGAATCGGCCAGAGCCCGCCATGTCGGCGATTATCTGGCGGGGATGACCGATAACTACGCGATCAACACCCATCGCCGTCTGTTTGACCATACCCCGGAATTGCGGTAG
- the exoR gene encoding exopolysaccharide production regulator ExoR, translating into MPKSELMPMKVLVMGLCLSLSFGASQALAFDPQSGVSKESGPFDLFKFGFFSYKEGRKTEAVEAYRYAAEKGHTGSRWALANMYADGDGVAENDLEAFKMYSEIAQAGVEPGSEDTGYFANALIALASYYRRGIPDSPVKIDMTQARQLYFQAASAFGIPEAQFQLGRMMLTGEGGSVSVHQAKKWLNRARNNGHAGAMGLFGNILFQEGQTTRGLAFMTAALDHCPPKDCGWLQATQEEAFSVASEEDRRKGMALAESIRFNPEE; encoded by the coding sequence ATGCCCAAGTCCGAGTTGATGCCGATGAAAGTACTGGTAATGGGTCTTTGCCTCTCGCTCTCCTTCGGAGCGTCGCAGGCCCTCGCATTTGATCCTCAATCCGGCGTCAGCAAGGAAAGCGGACCGTTCGATCTCTTCAAGTTCGGCTTCTTCTCCTACAAGGAGGGGCGCAAGACCGAAGCCGTCGAGGCCTATCGCTACGCAGCGGAAAAGGGCCATACGGGCTCGCGCTGGGCGCTTGCCAACATGTATGCCGATGGCGACGGTGTCGCGGAAAACGACCTCGAAGCCTTCAAGATGTATAGCGAGATCGCCCAGGCCGGCGTGGAGCCAGGTTCGGAAGATACCGGTTATTTCGCCAATGCGCTGATTGCGCTTGCCAGCTACTACCGCCGCGGCATTCCCGACAGCCCCGTCAAGATCGACATGACGCAGGCCCGGCAGCTCTATTTCCAGGCGGCGTCCGCTTTCGGTATTCCTGAAGCGCAGTTCCAGCTCGGGCGGATGATGCTGACGGGCGAGGGTGGTTCGGTCAGCGTGCATCAGGCCAAGAAATGGCTGAACCGCGCCCGCAACAACGGCCACGCCGGCGCCATGGGTCTTTTCGGCAATATCCTCTTTCAGGAAGGCCAGACCACCCGCGGTCTTGCATTCATGACCGCAGCGCTCGACCATTGCCCGCCGAAGGACTGTGGCTGGCTTCAGGCGACGCAGGAAGAAGCGTTTTCCGTTGCTAGCGAAGAAGACCGCCGCAAGGGCATGGCGCTTGCGGAGAGCATCCGGTTCAATCCGGAAGAGTAG
- a CDS encoding OmpP1/FadL family transporter: MRKRNIGAGIVTAASLLAATSAYAGGLERGGYNIDLLFDPSDYAAEAAATYVAPQRDLNNVVDINPLNGDLNSRPNDGIRDTESYWVPRLGVKAKIFEGVDCMADYSQPWGAHTNPGENWAGANDNIETKIESDNYAATCSYKWDVGQGQLRLIGGGFYQEVGGFKERLVADLTGTGIPLSGKGRLDLEGSGWGWRTGVAYEIPDYALRVSLVYNSAVDLDNLDGTIDLRNTVLPVPGGGFVPGTLYDVESFASMPDSLELKFQTGVAPDWLVFGSVKWTDWSQLQIIKVTAKDPTDPRNVPTSLDLLYRDGWTVSGGVGHKFNEKLSGAVSLTWDRGTSHGYGNQTDTWALGSGVSYNVNDNIELRLSGALGLMTSGSSGPQVVDGVPVGGNIEYDFGTDYFAAISTSLKVKF, from the coding sequence ATGCGTAAAAGAAATATTGGTGCGGGGATTGTGACGGCGGCTAGCCTGCTGGCAGCGACCTCAGCCTATGCCGGCGGCCTTGAGCGCGGCGGCTACAACATCGATCTGTTGTTTGATCCTTCCGATTATGCCGCAGAGGCAGCAGCGACTTATGTCGCACCGCAGCGTGACCTCAACAATGTCGTTGACATCAACCCGTTGAATGGCGACCTGAACAGCCGGCCGAATGATGGCATCCGCGATACGGAAAGCTATTGGGTCCCCCGTCTCGGCGTGAAGGCGAAAATCTTCGAAGGCGTCGACTGTATGGCTGACTATTCGCAGCCTTGGGGCGCCCACACCAATCCGGGTGAAAACTGGGCCGGCGCAAACGACAATATCGAAACCAAGATCGAGAGCGACAACTACGCCGCGACCTGCTCCTACAAGTGGGATGTGGGGCAAGGCCAGCTGCGTCTTATCGGCGGCGGCTTCTATCAGGAAGTGGGCGGCTTCAAGGAGCGTCTCGTCGCTGACTTGACCGGTACCGGTATTCCTTTGAGCGGCAAGGGTCGGCTTGACCTGGAAGGCAGTGGCTGGGGCTGGCGCACGGGTGTCGCCTACGAAATTCCGGATTACGCCCTGCGCGTGAGCCTGGTTTACAACAGCGCGGTCGACCTCGATAACCTCGACGGTACGATCGACCTTCGTAATACCGTGCTGCCGGTGCCCGGCGGTGGTTTTGTTCCCGGCACGCTGTACGACGTCGAGAGCTTTGCCTCGATGCCGGACTCGCTGGAACTGAAGTTCCAGACGGGCGTAGCGCCGGATTGGCTCGTCTTCGGTTCCGTCAAGTGGACGGATTGGAGCCAGTTGCAGATCATCAAGGTCACGGCGAAGGATCCGACGGACCCGCGCAACGTGCCCACTTCGCTCGATCTGCTCTATCGCGACGGCTGGACGGTGTCCGGCGGCGTTGGCCACAAGTTCAACGAAAAGCTTAGCGGCGCTGTCAGCCTGACCTGGGACCGTGGCACCAGCCATGGTTACGGCAACCAGACGGATACCTGGGCTCTCGGCTCCGGGGTCTCCTACAACGTGAATGACAACATCGAGCTGCGCCTTTCCGGTGCTCTCGGCCTGATGACGAGCGGCAGCTCCGGTCCCCAGGTCGTGGACGGTGTGCCCGTTGGCGGAAACATCGAATACGACTTCGGCACGGACTACTTCGCCGCAATCTCGACGTCGCTCAAGGTCAAATTCTGA
- the xth gene encoding exodeoxyribonuclease III, with protein sequence MKIATWNINGVRARIENLVAWLKESNPDIVALQEIKSVDEAFPRADIEALGYHVETHGQKGFNGVALLSKIRPDEVNRGLPGGDGDEQARFIEGVFSVEGGVVRVCSIYLPNGNPADDPVKYPYKLSWMDRLIAFAEDRLALEEPLVLAGDYNVIPEPHDCWDVKVWQRDALYLPPTRQAFRRLENLGLLDAVRASTDAVPHYTFWDYQAGCWPKNFGIRIDHLMLSAEASDRLVSTAVEKHVRNWEKPSDHVPVVAIFDYAA encoded by the coding sequence ATCAAGATTGCCACCTGGAACATCAACGGCGTGCGGGCGCGCATCGAAAATCTCGTCGCTTGGCTCAAGGAGTCCAATCCCGACATCGTTGCCTTGCAGGAAATCAAGTCGGTCGACGAAGCCTTTCCGCGCGCTGATATCGAGGCGCTCGGCTACCATGTCGAGACGCACGGCCAGAAAGGCTTCAACGGCGTCGCCCTTCTCTCAAAAATCCGGCCGGACGAAGTGAACCGCGGCCTGCCCGGCGGTGACGGCGACGAACAGGCGCGTTTTATCGAGGGCGTGTTTTCCGTAGAGGGTGGCGTGGTGCGCGTCTGCTCGATCTACCTGCCGAACGGCAACCCCGCGGACGACCCGGTCAAGTATCCCTACAAGCTTTCCTGGATGGATCGCCTCATTGCTTTTGCCGAAGACCGGCTGGCTCTCGAAGAGCCACTGGTGCTTGCCGGCGACTACAATGTCATTCCGGAGCCGCACGATTGCTGGGACGTGAAGGTCTGGCAAAGGGATGCGCTCTACCTGCCGCCGACCCGCCAGGCTTTTCGCCGTCTCGAAAACCTCGGCCTGCTGGACGCTGTCCGGGCCTCGACCGACGCCGTGCCGCATTATACGTTCTGGGATTATCAGGCCGGCTGCTGGCCGAAGAATTTCGGCATCCGCATCGACCACCTCATGCTCTCGGCCGAAGCATCGGACCGTCTCGTCTCGACGGCCGTCGAAAAGCACGTGCGCAACTGGGAAAAGCCATCCGACCATGTGCCGGTGGTGGCCATATTCGACTACGCCGCCTGA
- a CDS encoding valine--tRNA ligase produces the protein MLEKNYDSAAVEPRIAKAWEDADAFRAGEGAKLGAETFSIVIPPPNVTGSLHMGHALNNTLQDIMVRFERMRGKDVLWQPGMDHAGIATQMVVERKLAAEKLPGRREMGREAFIEKVWEWKAESGGLIFNQLKRLGASCDWSRERFTMDEGLSEAVLEVFVSLYKEGLIYKDMRLVNWDPKLLTAISDLEVEQIETNGNLWHLRYPLEPGVTYQHPVAFDEDGTPTEFETRDYLVVATTRPETMLGDTGIAVSPEDERYTSIVGKHVILPIVGRKIPIVADEYPDPTAGTGAVKMTPAHDFNDFDVGKRHGLRQVNVLTIDAKITIKENEDFLEGLEPNQMQLGLWDQLDGMDRFEARKLIVTVFEEGGFLDKVEPHKHTVPHGDRGGVPIEPRLTEQWYVDAKTLAKPAIASVREGRTKFVPKNWEKTYFEWMENIQPWTISRQLWWGHQIPAWYGPDGQVFVEKTEEEALHAAIQHYIAHEGPWKAWVEEKLENFAPGDILTRDEDVLDTWFSSALWPFSTLGWPEKTPELEKYYQTDVLVTGFDIIFFWVARMMMMGMHLMKDEFGNPIEPFHTVYVHALVRDKNGQKMSKSKGNVIDPLELIDEYGADALRFTLAIMAAQGRDVKLDPARIAGYRNFGTKLWNATRFAEMNGVKTDPKFVPEAASLTINRWILTELARTARDVTEAIETYRFNDAASTLYRFIWNQFCDWYLELLKPVFIGEDEAAKAESQACAAYVLEEIYKLLHPFMPFMTEELWAHTAGEGKSRENLICHAEWPSPAYADDAAADEINWLIDLVSGIRSVRSEMNVPPSATAPLVMVGTNALTKARLETHGSAIRRLARVSEISLEETAPKGAAQIVVGEATACLPLGSLIDLAAEKARLEKAVDKAKAEAARIESKLSNEKFVANAKPEVVEAERERFTELEQQLASLAVALARVSEAG, from the coding sequence ATGCTTGAAAAAAATTATGATTCCGCAGCGGTCGAGCCGCGAATTGCCAAGGCGTGGGAAGATGCGGACGCATTCCGTGCGGGCGAGGGCGCAAAGCTGGGCGCCGAGACCTTCTCCATCGTGATCCCGCCGCCGAATGTCACGGGCTCGCTGCACATGGGACACGCGCTCAACAACACGCTGCAGGACATCATGGTCCGCTTCGAGCGCATGCGCGGCAAGGACGTGCTGTGGCAGCCGGGCATGGACCATGCCGGCATCGCGACCCAGATGGTCGTCGAGCGCAAGCTGGCCGCCGAAAAGCTGCCCGGCCGGCGCGAGATGGGGCGCGAGGCCTTCATCGAAAAGGTCTGGGAATGGAAGGCGGAATCGGGCGGTCTGATCTTCAACCAGTTGAAGCGCCTTGGCGCCTCCTGCGACTGGTCGCGCGAACGCTTCACCATGGACGAGGGGCTTTCCGAGGCCGTCCTCGAAGTCTTCGTCTCGCTCTACAAGGAAGGCCTGATCTATAAGGACATGCGCCTCGTCAACTGGGATCCGAAGCTTCTGACGGCGATCTCGGACCTTGAAGTCGAGCAGATCGAGACGAATGGCAACCTCTGGCACCTGCGCTATCCGCTGGAGCCGGGCGTCACCTATCAGCATCCTGTTGCCTTCGACGAGGACGGCACGCCGACCGAGTTCGAGACCCGCGACTATCTCGTCGTTGCGACGACCCGCCCTGAAACCATGCTCGGTGATACCGGCATTGCCGTGAGCCCGGAGGACGAGCGCTATACGTCGATCGTCGGCAAACACGTTATCCTGCCGATCGTCGGCCGCAAGATCCCGATCGTTGCGGATGAATATCCGGACCCGACGGCCGGCACCGGCGCGGTCAAGATGACGCCGGCGCACGATTTCAACGATTTCGACGTCGGCAAGCGTCACGGCCTGCGCCAGGTCAACGTTCTGACGATCGACGCCAAGATCACGATCAAGGAGAACGAAGACTTCCTCGAGGGGCTCGAGCCCAATCAAATGCAACTCGGCCTCTGGGACCAGCTCGACGGCATGGACCGTTTTGAGGCCCGCAAGCTGATCGTGACTGTCTTCGAAGAGGGCGGTTTCCTCGACAAGGTCGAGCCGCACAAGCACACCGTGCCGCATGGCGACCGCGGTGGCGTGCCGATTGAGCCGCGCCTCACCGAACAGTGGTATGTCGATGCCAAGACGCTGGCGAAGCCGGCGATCGCCTCCGTGCGCGAAGGCCGCACCAAGTTCGTACCGAAGAACTGGGAAAAGACCTATTTCGAGTGGATGGAAAACATCCAGCCGTGGACCATCTCGCGCCAGCTCTGGTGGGGACACCAGATTCCGGCCTGGTACGGCCCGGATGGTCAGGTCTTTGTTGAGAAGACCGAGGAAGAGGCGCTGCACGCCGCCATCCAGCACTACATCGCCCATGAAGGTCCGTGGAAGGCCTGGGTTGAGGAGAAGCTGGAAAACTTCGCACCGGGCGACATCCTGACGCGCGACGAGGACGTGCTCGACACATGGTTCTCTTCCGCGCTCTGGCCGTTCTCGACGCTTGGCTGGCCGGAAAAGACGCCGGAGCTGGAAAAATATTACCAGACCGACGTCCTGGTCACCGGTTTCGACATCATCTTCTTCTGGGTCGCCCGCATGATGATGATGGGCATGCACCTCATGAAGGATGAGTTCGGCAACCCGATCGAGCCGTTCCATACCGTCTATGTCCACGCCCTGGTGCGCGACAAGAACGGGCAGAAGATGTCGAAGTCGAAGGGCAACGTCATCGATCCGCTCGAATTGATCGACGAATACGGTGCGGATGCGCTGCGTTTCACGCTGGCCATCATGGCCGCGCAGGGCCGCGACGTGAAGCTCGACCCGGCCCGTATTGCCGGCTACCGGAATTTCGGCACCAAGCTGTGGAACGCCACGCGCTTTGCCGAAATGAACGGGGTGAAGACCGATCCGAAGTTCGTGCCGGAAGCGGCCTCGCTGACGATCAACCGCTGGATCCTGACGGAACTCGCCCGCACGGCGCGTGACGTCACCGAGGCAATCGAGACGTATCGCTTCAACGATGCGGCGAGCACGCTCTACCGCTTTATCTGGAATCAGTTCTGCGACTGGTATCTCGAACTGCTGAAGCCGGTCTTCATCGGTGAGGACGAGGCGGCCAAGGCGGAATCGCAGGCCTGCGCAGCCTACGTTCTGGAGGAGATCTACAAGCTTCTCCACCCGTTCATGCCGTTCATGACGGAAGAACTCTGGGCGCATACGGCTGGCGAGGGAAAATCGCGCGAAAACCTGATCTGCCATGCCGAATGGCCGTCGCCGGCCTATGCCGACGACGCGGCCGCCGACGAAATCAACTGGCTGATCGATCTTGTCTCCGGCATCCGCTCGGTTCGGTCCGAAATGAACGTGCCACCGAGCGCGACGGCGCCGCTCGTCATGGTCGGGACCAATGCATTGACGAAGGCGCGCCTCGAAACGCACGGTTCGGCTATCCGCCGTCTCGCCCGCGTGTCGGAAATCAGCCTTGAGGAAACGGCGCCGAAGGGGGCTGCGCAGATTGTCGTCGGCGAAGCGACCGCCTGCCTGCCACTCGGCAGTCTGATCGACCTGGCCGCAGAAAAGGCCCGTCTCGAAAAGGCAGTCGACAAGGCAAAGGCGGAGGCCGCGCGCATCGAGAGCAAGCTGTCGAACGAAAAGTTCGTGGCCAACGCAAAGCCAGAGGTCGTCGAGGCGGAGCGCGAACGCTTCACCGAACTCGAGCAGCAGCTCGCAAGCCTTGCCGTGGCGCTCGCCCGCGTGAGTGAAGCCGGCTGA
- the erpA gene encoding iron-sulfur cluster insertion protein ErpA: protein MSDKSVTISDAAARRIASILSSSPEKQALRVSVEGGGCSGFSYKFDLVEDQQDDDLVLQRDSAKVLIDQLSLVYMDGSEIDFIDNLLGQSFQIRNPNAVASCGCGTSFSI, encoded by the coding sequence ATGAGCGATAAATCCGTAACCATCTCCGACGCCGCCGCAAGGCGCATCGCGTCGATCCTCAGTTCGTCACCGGAAAAGCAGGCCCTTCGCGTCTCCGTGGAAGGTGGCGGCTGTTCCGGCTTCTCCTACAAATTCGACCTCGTCGAGGACCAGCAGGATGACGATCTGGTGCTTCAACGCGACAGTGCCAAGGTACTGATCGACCAGCTCTCCCTCGTCTACATGGACGGGTCCGAGATCGACTTCATCGACAACCTGCTTGGCCAGTCGTTCCAGATCCGAAACCCCAATGCCGTCGCCAGTTGCGGCTGCGGCACCAGCTTCTCGATCTGA